Proteins encoded in a region of the Ciona intestinalis chromosome 6, KH, whole genome shotgun sequence genome:
- the LOC100180370 gene encoding NADH dehydrogenase [ubiquinone] 1 alpha subcomplex assembly factor 4 has translation MGFFRKFADIGKFLGKQAQVKAKKPLQQYRAIERAQKVIEEHKTNPKRAPMNLPNRKFTEEEIESSKKYLKATLEVDDKFISKLSQVKVTSDDSDISKFTSDQHSHERPKELTEKLPIKGKFPFQSNEPTEIPRGLAEIQTLVDILHNHKLDPNDWTAEVLSEKFKLRTSDVAGLLKYSALIDPQDKGKL, from the exons ATGggattttttagaaaatttgcAGATATCGGAAAGTTTCTTGGTAAGCAAGCCCAAGTAAAGGCAAAGAAACCATTGCAGCAATACAGGGCTATAGAAAGGGCACAAAAAGTTATTGAAGAACATAAAACCAATCCTAAACGAGCACCCATGAATTTACCAAACAGAAAATTTACAGAAG AGGAAATTGAAagttcaaagaaatatttaaaagctaCTTTAGAAGTTGACGAcaagtttatttcaaaactatCCCAAGTTAAAGTTACTTCGGATGATTCAG ataTTTCCAAGTTTACTTCTGATCAACACAGCCATGAGAGACCTAAAGAGTTGACAGAAAAATTACCAATAAAAGGGAAATTTCCCTTCCAGTCAAATGAACCAACTGAAATACCAAGAGGTTTGGCCGAAATACAAACATTGGTAGATATTCTTCATAACCATAAACTTGACCCAAATGATTGGACAGCTGAAGTTTTATCTGAAAAATTTAAGTTGCGAACATCTGACGTTGCGggtcttttaaaatattctgctTTAATTGATCCACAAGACAAGGGAAAActgtaa
- the LOC100178004 gene encoding uncharacterized protein LOC100178004 isoform X1: MDELNLTSAIKEYEALVSFNRIPDYTVESQTPTKASGEIAKNKHCVALIISNTSSARNVGKFGTTITEHWMLFPEEIERAVESTVQSVVCDTEYVVTVELCSFKDLQATVEIKSVDVMEKLMASVRDNTTNINQELKKVGYEAEVKVQILDK; this comes from the exons ATGGATGAACTCAATCTTACATCTGCCATTAAAGAATACGAAGCGTTAGTCAGTTTCAATCGGATACCTGATTATACTGTGGAGAGTCAAACTCCAACCAAAGCATCAG gCGAAATTGCAAAGAACAAACATTGTGTGGCGTTAATTATATCGAACACTAGCAGTGCCAGAAATGTAGGGAAGTTTGGAACAACCATTACTGAGCATTGGATGTTGTTTCCAGAGGAAATTGAACGTGCGGTTGAAAGTACTGTGCAATCAG tAGTTTGCGATACAGAGTATGTTGTCACCGTTGAGTTGTGTTCCTTTAAAGACCTTCAAGCAACTGTCGAAATAAAATCAGTGGACGTTATGGAAAAGTTAATGGCATCGGTGAGGGACAACACAACGAATATAAACCAGGAGTTAAAGAAAGTTGGTTACGAAGCTGAAGTTAAAGTTCAAATTTTagacaaataa
- the LOC100178004 gene encoding uncharacterized protein LOC100178004 isoform X2: MDELNLTSAIKEYEALVSFNRIPDYTVESQTPTKASGEIAKNKHCVALIISNTSSARNVGKFGTTITEHWMLFPEEIERAVESTVQSVCDTEYVVTVELCSFKDLQATVEIKSVDVMEKLMASVRDNTTNINQELKKVGYEAEVKVQILDK, translated from the exons ATGGATGAACTCAATCTTACATCTGCCATTAAAGAATACGAAGCGTTAGTCAGTTTCAATCGGATACCTGATTATACTGTGGAGAGTCAAACTCCAACCAAAGCATCAG gCGAAATTGCAAAGAACAAACATTGTGTGGCGTTAATTATATCGAACACTAGCAGTGCCAGAAATGTAGGGAAGTTTGGAACAACCATTACTGAGCATTGGATGTTGTTTCCAGAGGAAATTGAACGTGCGGTTGAAAGTACTGTGCAATCAG TTTGCGATACAGAGTATGTTGTCACCGTTGAGTTGTGTTCCTTTAAAGACCTTCAAGCAACTGTCGAAATAAAATCAGTGGACGTTATGGAAAAGTTAATGGCATCGGTGAGGGACAACACAACGAATATAAACCAGGAGTTAAAGAAAGTTGGTTACGAAGCTGAAGTTAAAGTTCAAATTTTagacaaataa
- the LOC100175684 gene encoding tryptophan--tRNA ligase, mitochondrial-like: MRNLSSLRCLFCAYPKNKFLSKYFSNQVHTEAEQIIKEKRVIFSGIQPTGIPHIGNYLGALKHWVELQNESDDIYYSIVDLHSLTIPKSRDFMQDSIFNITACLLACGVDPDTTVLYQQSSVPEHTQLSWVIGCIVPVNRLKHLPQWKVKYMCNVFVLFFLQMPFQKLGCLQIKLLIFSLLFTDPTFARIRDFRDPRVKMSKSSPSINGRIELTDTDSEIRLKIKRAVTDSTSQVTYDPENRPGVSNLIQIHCGMCDITPEKACSLACNMDTGKYKSLVADAVIEQLSPIREKYLKIRKDEVKLKMVLDHGAKRARVVAKSNWESIRELLGINIAEIS; this comes from the exons ATGAGAAATCTATCTTCACttcgttgtttattttgtgcaTACCCTAAAAACAAGTTTCTTTCCAAGTATTTCTCCAACCAAGTTCACACGGAAGCAGAAcag ATCATCAAAGAAAAACGTGTCATATTTTCTGGTATCCAACCAACGGGGATTCCCCACATCGGAAACTACCTCGGAGCACTAAAACATTGGGTGGAATTACAAAATGAATCTGATGATATTTATTACAGCATTGTAGATCTACACTCACTAACTATTCCTAAG AGTAGAGACTTCATGCAAGACAGCATATTTAACATTACGGCTTGCTTACTTGCATGCGGTGTTGATCCTGACACAACAGTGTTATATCAGCAATCATCTGTACCTGAACACACACAGTTATCATGGGTGATTGGGTGTATTGTGCCCGTCAATCGACTCAAACATTTGCCTCAATGgaaggtaaaatatatgtgcaacgtttttgttttattttttttgcaaatgcCTTTTCAAAAGCTGGGGTgtctt caaataaagttattaatattttcactTCTCTTTACAGATCCAACTTTTGCTCGCATCAGAGATTTTCGTGACCCTCGCGTTAAAATGAGCAAATCTTCACCAAGTATTAATGGAAGAATAGAATTAACCGACACAGATTCGGAAATTCGTTTAAAAATCAAACGAGCTGTAACTGATTCTACTTCTCAAGTAACTTATGATCCTGAAAATAGACCGGGTGTTTCAAACCTTATCcag aTTCATTGCGGAATGTGTGACATTACCCCAGAGAAGGCATGTTCTCTTGCATGTAATATGGACACTGGTAAATACAAGTCACTCGTTGCTGATGCTGTGATAGAACAATTGTCTCCAATAAGagaaaaatatcttaaaattcgaaaagatgaggtgaaattaaaaatggtTTTGGATCATGGTGCTAAACGTGCACGAGTTGTTGCCAAGTCAAACTGGGAATCTATACGAGAGTTATTGGGAATTAATATAGCAGAAATTTCatga